Genomic segment of Saccharomycodes ludwigii strain NBRC 1722 chromosome VI, whole genome shotgun sequence:
CATGAAGCGTGCTTGAAAAACTTTGTTGCTTAATTAAATTCCCTATTGGAATATAGTTCCAACAGGagtatgttttatttttttttgtattatttttaattttttatatttttttttttttttattttttttcttttctttattgaaACTACAACCATAACAAGCAATTGCtggtttatatttaaaaaaccaCAATAGATGGTTACTCTTGAAACGCATTTTGTTTTGCAAGAAACGCACCTAATGTCGAATCTTTAGCTAATTTGTCGAACTCGATCATAATAGCATCtgctttattttcacaCCACCATGCCTGAGCCCACGCATCAAACCCTTCTTTTCTCGCATCTCTAGGTTGCTTGAGCCATTCGTCTTTCGCTTTAGCTTGAATGACGCTAGATTGTTTGAGGTAAGATCCATTCAATTGTAGAATAGTATGAAAAGGAGCAAGATCTGAAACCAATTGTTCATGTTCTGTAACAGCAGCTGAAATAGTTTCTTCCATTAACTTACGAGCGGCCTCTTCTTTCTGTTGACGTTGTTTATTAACAGACTTAACTGTAGCACGCAAAAGAGCAATCAGTTGATCATAGCCGATTTGAACATAACCatccttatttttatggcttcttaataaatctaatttCCATTCAGAAAGATAGTGACGTAATTTGGATTCTTCAAAAGAAACAGCAACAGTTTTCTTGTCTTTATGTtcataaataaatcttgATACCTGATGGATATTGTCAAgagtttttgaaaaagtcTCAACAAATTCATTTTTGACTCTAGAGGAGGTAGAAACTGTGACAAACTTCAAAACATCAACagcaaaatttttaaaattttcatttttcaaaacttgtTGTTTTAACGTAGTCGAATCGGTTAATGAGTTCATTTGGATTTCTTCATCACTGATTGTTCGTTTATTGACGAGCATGTACTTGGTACCCCCATATTCAAACTTAAATTCTTTGTACTGTTTAATACCCGGTACCAATTTTGCCTTGATTGGTTTccattctttttcttcatataaatttatGATAACTTCATAGATTTTTTCGAAGTCAACATTTAACTTACCACTGTTTTGGtacaaaataatgtttttaaaatcggGATAATGCTCATTAACAGATGCGATAATGTTGGACATTTGACATTGTCTGTCCAATAATTGAACCGTTTATTTCCCGATGGATTATCGGcaaagaatattataaatgtttAATATGGACTATCGAATAATTAGGGGTAATATTCCCGAAATTATATCGGTAATAATTTGATGACGTCATATTACACATTCAAGCCCCTATTTATGACGATATACCCGAACTGGTGTACCTTGATTGAAACAGGGAAATCAAGGTATATAAAGGACACAAAACTAAGAATtaagaatatattaattaaaattattcctttatataattatatagtTATGAATTATATAAAGGAGGGAGCgaacaattattataagaAAGTAACTATTAGATATTAAGATGTCTAGTAACTTGAATAATAAAGCGGGTTTAATCGGTGACCCCGATTTTTCCCAATATGGTGATTTTGCCCAGGATAGTAATGTTGTCAAAGATGACAAGACTATCAagagattattattaacttcTTATTTCACAATTAATGAAAGAAATGTTCCGAGGAGCAATTTTAGAAGTTTCTGTAAAGTATTTTTAGATCTAGTTGCTAGCCGTGGCCTTGAATACATATTTGATGTTGGTCCAAACGGCGTTCGCCCTAGCAAAACTGTGATTAGATGTATAAATAACTTGTTTTACCAAAAGCAAGCTTATTTTCCCCGTGAATTTAAGGATTCGCAACCATATGATATGTTAGTTGAGTTGGCGAATGAGGATtctgatgaagatgatgaagaaagCTATGACAGTATTTGTCGTGAGTGGAAAAAGTTACACTACGATGGTTCACAAAATGCTAAGATCTTCAAGAAAAGTTTATTGAGATTAGTTGCTAAAACCAAAGCATCCAGTGCACCAATGAGTGActatgaaataaaataccgTCTcattaaatctttaaaagGAGCCTACGCTAACATTAGTGATTATATTGATTATCAGTATAATGGATTAGAAAATGTCAAATTAGAAGACATATTGGATATCATTGTCAAACGGTATGATCAATACAAAAAGACCAAGTCAGTAAGGTCAAGAGTTGATAATGAAGTTAAAGCTTATGGTCGTAGTCATAAACATGATGATTACGGATCCATGACCGAATCCAGTACCAAAGCAAAGATAGTGTGTTACAGTTGTAACAAG
This window contains:
- a CDS encoding uncharacterized protein (similar to Saccharomyces cerevisiae YKR095W | MLP1 | Myosin-Like Protein (paralog of YIL149C | MLP2)) is translated as MSNIIASVNEHYPDFKNIILYQNSGKLNVDFEKIYEVIINLYEEKEWKPIKAKLVPGIKQYKEFKFEYGGTKYMLVNKRTISDEEIQMNSLTDSTTLKQQVLKNENFKNFAVDVLKFVTVSTSSRVKNEFVETFSKTLDNIHQVSRFIYEHKDKKTVAVSFEESKLRHYLSEWKLDLLRSHKNKDGYVQIGYDQLIALLRATVKSVNKQRQQKEEAARKLMEETISAAVTEHEQLVSDLAPFHTILQLNGSYLKQSSVIQAKAKDEWLKQPRDARKEGFDAWAQAWWCENKADAIMIEFDKLAKDSTLGAFLAKQNAFQE
- a CDS encoding uncharacterized protein (similar to Saccharomyces cerevisiae YDR034C-D | retrotransposon genes) is translated as MSSNLNNKAGLIGDPDFSQYGDFAQDSNVVKDDKTIKRLLLTSYFTINERNVPRSNFRSFCKVFLDLVASRGLEYIFDVGPNGVRPSKTVIRCINNLFYQKQAYFPREFKDSQPYDMLVELANEDSDEDDEESYDSICREWKKLHYDGSQNAKIFKKSLLRLVAKTKASSAPMSDYEIKYRLIKSLKGAYANISDYIDYQYNGLENVKLEDILDIIVKRYDQYKKTKSVRSRVDNEVKAYGRSHKHDDYGSMTESSTKAKIVCYSCNKEGHYKNECPSLIVKKDSFKSNASTLTKGKVKLVNNQENMTKVSRVDVNNQDGETEEGLTEISLRPICIKIGFQEIELWPSLYQKNYDGVEGIKHTILLGLFVDDMVVVSSKECDFKELVAMLNTRYTVKTVNDGSEPIYDILGLEIEYKVGSHLSMTMGKSLEEKLPKLVLEI